In Fusobacterium hwasookii, a single window of DNA contains:
- a CDS encoding ABC transporter permease subunit: protein MLKKFGLPRLIILIFLISTYIIAPFVGIPITTALSDTIIRFGMNAILVLSLMPMIESGAGLNFGMPLGIEAGLLGSLLSIELGFTGFVGFILAIILAIVFAFIFGWAYGVILNRVKGGEMMIATYIGFSSVAFMCIMWIVLPFKKPDMIWAYGGSGLRTTISVESYWKGVLNNVFGKISEAIPVGEIIFFLLLAYLMWIFFRTRSGLSMSAVGKNEKFAQATGIDADKSRKQSVIISTVIAAIGIIVYQQSFGFIQLYLAPFNMAFPAIAAILIGGASVNRVTIWHVMIGTFLFQGILTMTPTVVNALIKTDMSETIRIIVSNGMILYALTRKEGGSRG, encoded by the coding sequence ATGTTAAAGAAATTTGGTTTACCAAGATTAATAATCTTGATATTTTTAATATCAACTTATATAATTGCTCCTTTCGTAGGTATTCCTATAACAACAGCATTATCAGATACAATTATAAGATTTGGTATGAATGCAATTTTAGTTTTATCACTTATGCCTATGATAGAATCAGGGGCAGGACTTAACTTTGGTATGCCTCTTGGAATTGAAGCAGGACTTTTAGGTTCACTTCTTAGTATAGAATTAGGCTTCACAGGTTTTGTAGGTTTCATTTTAGCAATAATTTTAGCAATAGTTTTTGCTTTTATTTTTGGTTGGGCCTACGGAGTAATACTAAATAGAGTAAAAGGTGGAGAAATGATGATAGCTACATATATTGGTTTCTCATCAGTTGCTTTTATGTGTATTATGTGGATAGTTCTTCCATTTAAAAAGCCAGATATGATTTGGGCTTATGGAGGTTCAGGACTTAGAACAACAATAAGTGTTGAAAGTTACTGGAAAGGTGTTTTAAATAATGTTTTTGGAAAGATATCAGAAGCTATACCAGTTGGAGAAATAATATTCTTCTTATTATTGGCTTATTTAATGTGGATATTTTTTAGAACAAGATCAGGGCTTTCTATGAGTGCAGTTGGAAAAAATGAAAAATTTGCACAAGCAACAGGTATTGATGCTGATAAGAGTAGAAAACAATCTGTTATAATTTCAACTGTAATTGCAGCAATAGGAATAATAGTATATCAACAAAGTTTTGGATTTATCCAACTTTATTTAGCACCATTTAATATGGCTTTCCCTGCAATAGCAGCTATCTTAATTGGAGGAGCTTCTGTTAATAGGGTAACAATTTGGCATGTTATGATAGGTACTTTCCTATTCCAAGGAATATTAACTATGACTCCAACAGTTGTTAATGCACTTATAAAAACAGATATGTCTGAAACAATAAGAATAATTGTTTCTAATGGAATGATTTTATATGCTTTAACTAGAAAGGAAGGTGGAAGTCGTGGATAA
- a CDS encoding sugar ABC transporter ATP-binding protein, with amino-acid sequence MSDTILKIENLSKSFGDNTVLKDINLELKAGEILGLVGENGAGKSTLMKIIFGMDVIRETGGYNGKISFDGKEVNFASPFDALNAGIGMVHQEFSLIPGFKVSENIVLNRESTKNNLMTHLFGQGISKIDQKNNTKRAQEAISKLGVSLTGQEQINEMAVAYKQFTEIAREIEREHTKLLVLDEPTAVLTEDEAEILLETMKKLSNKGITIIFITHRLNEIMAVSDKVTVLRDGQLINTVPTKSTNVNEITEWMIGRKVSSSSEGKNIDNSKLESLMEIKDLWVDMPGEMLKGLDLDIKKGEILGLGGMAGQGKIAVANGVMGLFKSKGNVKYKGEDLVLNKATYPLEKGIFFVSEDRKGVGLLLDESIERNIAFPAMEIKGQFLKKYLGLINVVDDKAVTDNAKKYIEKLEIKSMGEKQKVAELSGGNQQKVCMAKAFTMEPDLLFVSEPTRGIDVGAKQLVLETLKEYNRERNTTIVVTSSEIEELRSICDRIAIINEGKVAGILPATASILDFGKLMSGIKEGE; translated from the coding sequence ATGTCGGATACGATATTAAAAATTGAAAATCTCTCTAAATCATTTGGTGATAATACAGTACTAAAAGATATCAATTTAGAATTAAAGGCAGGAGAAATTCTTGGACTTGTTGGTGAAAATGGGGCAGGTAAATCTACTTTAATGAAAATTATATTTGGTATGGATGTAATAAGAGAAACAGGTGGATATAATGGAAAAATTTCTTTTGATGGAAAAGAAGTTAATTTTGCCTCTCCATTTGATGCTTTAAATGCAGGTATAGGAATGGTTCACCAAGAATTTTCATTAATCCCAGGTTTTAAGGTTAGTGAGAATATAGTTTTAAATAGAGAGTCAACAAAAAATAATTTAATGACACATCTTTTTGGACAAGGAATAAGTAAAATTGACCAAAAAAATAATACAAAAAGAGCACAGGAAGCTATCTCAAAATTAGGAGTAAGTTTAACAGGGCAAGAACAAATAAATGAAATGGCAGTTGCCTACAAACAATTTACAGAAATTGCTCGTGAAATAGAAAGAGAGCATACAAAACTTTTAGTTTTAGATGAACCAACAGCTGTTTTAACAGAAGATGAAGCAGAAATTTTATTAGAAACAATGAAAAAACTTTCTAATAAAGGTATAACTATAATATTTATAACACATAGACTTAATGAAATAATGGCAGTTTCTGATAAGGTAACAGTTTTAAGAGATGGACAACTTATAAATACAGTTCCTACAAAATCTACTAATGTAAATGAAATCACAGAGTGGATGATAGGAAGAAAGGTAAGTTCATCATCAGAAGGAAAGAATATAGATAATTCTAAATTAGAAAGCCTTATGGAAATAAAAGATTTATGGGTTGATATGCCAGGAGAAATGTTAAAAGGTTTAGATTTAGATATTAAAAAAGGAGAAATCCTTGGACTAGGTGGAATGGCAGGACAAGGTAAAATAGCAGTAGCAAACGGAGTAATGGGACTTTTTAAATCAAAAGGAAATGTAAAATACAAGGGTGAAGATTTAGTTTTAAATAAAGCAACATATCCATTAGAAAAAGGAATATTTTTTGTTTCAGAAGATAGAAAAGGTGTAGGTTTATTACTTGATGAAAGTATAGAAAGAAATATTGCTTTTCCTGCTATGGAAATAAAAGGTCAATTTTTGAAAAAGTATCTAGGACTTATAAATGTAGTGGATGATAAAGCTGTTACAGATAATGCAAAAAAATATATTGAAAAATTAGAAATAAAAAGTATGGGTGAAAAACAAAAGGTTGCAGAATTAAGTGGAGGTAACCAACAAAAAGTTTGTATGGCTAAGGCTTTCACTATGGAACCAGATTTATTATTTGTTTCTGAGCCAACAAGAGGTATAGATGTTGGAGCTAAACAATTAGTTTTAGAAACATTAAAAGAATATAACAGAGAAAGAAATACAACAATAGTTGTAACTTCATCAGAAATTGAAGAATTAAGAAGTATCTGCGACAGAATTGCGATAATAAATGAAGGTAAGGTTGCAGGAATTTTACCAGCAACAGCAAGTATACTTGATTTTGGAAAATTAATGTCAGGAATAAAGGAGGGAGAATAG
- a CDS encoding Crp/Fnr family transcriptional regulator encodes MIETLRETVVFNGIDEKTIKNILEKTKYEIKKYSPDESIAFRGDEVKGLYIILKGTLTTEMLTEEGNVIKIEELGSSDVIASAFIFGKKNSFPVDLIAKDEVEILFVERKEFLKILFSKEKILENFLNEVSNKTQLLTSKIWNSFNNKTIKKKFCDYVKKNQKNDLFSIQSLGALAEYFGVERPSLSRVLSDLVKDEKLERIGRNKYKILDKDFFEI; translated from the coding sequence ATGATAGAAACTTTAAGAGAAACAGTTGTCTTTAATGGTATAGATGAAAAAACTATAAAAAATATTTTAGAAAAAACTAAGTATGAAATAAAAAAATATTCTCCTGATGAGTCAATAGCTTTTAGAGGTGATGAAGTAAAAGGACTTTATATAATTTTAAAAGGTACTTTAACTACTGAAATGCTTACAGAAGAGGGCAATGTCATAAAGATTGAAGAATTAGGTTCAAGTGATGTAATAGCATCAGCTTTTATATTTGGTAAAAAGAATAGTTTTCCTGTTGATTTAATAGCAAAGGATGAGGTAGAGATACTTTTTGTAGAAAGAAAAGAATTTTTAAAAATATTATTTTCAAAAGAAAAAATTTTAGAAAATTTCTTAAATGAAGTTTCAAATAAAACACAACTTTTAACAAGTAAGATTTGGAATAGTTTTAATAATAAAACTATAAAGAAAAAATTTTGTGATTATGTAAAGAAAAATCAAAAAAATGATTTGTTTTCTATACAAAGTTTAGGAGCATTAGCTGAATATTTTGGAGTAGAAAGACCATCTCTTTCAAGAGTTTTAAGTGATTTAGTAAAAGATGAGAAGTTAGAAAGAATAGGTAGAAATAAATATAAGATATTGGATAAAGATTTTTTTGAAATATAA
- a CDS encoding DUF3798 domain-containing protein, which produces MKMKKILFSLLAIFMLVVAVACGKKEAPTEDANAQQQGATTEATQNYHIGIVTTSVSQSEDNFRGAEAVAKKYGLSNEGGKITIVTVPDNFMQEQETTISQMVSLADDPEMKAIVVAEGIPGTYPAFKAIREKRPDILLIVNNTHEDPVQVSTVADVVVNSDSVARGYLIVKTAHDLGATKFMHISFPRHLSYETISRRRAIMEQTAKDLGMEYIEMSAPDPVSDVGVPGAQQFILEQVPNWIAKYGKDTAFFATNDAQTEPLLKQIAAHGGYFIEADLPSPTMGYPGALGIEFSDDEKGNWPKILEKVEKVVVEAGGSGRMGTWAYSYNFSGLEGLTDLAVKSIETGDKDFTLDKVLASLDTVTPGSKWNGSLMKNNNGVEIPNSFFVYQDTYIFGKGYMGVTSVEVPEKYGKIGK; this is translated from the coding sequence ATGAAAATGAAAAAAATTTTATTTAGTCTATTAGCAATTTTTATGTTAGTAGTTGCAGTTGCTTGTGGAAAAAAAGAAGCACCTACTGAAGATGCTAATGCACAACAACAAGGTGCAACAACTGAGGCAACACAAAATTATCATATAGGAATTGTAACTACATCAGTTTCTCAATCAGAAGATAATTTCCGTGGAGCAGAAGCAGTTGCAAAAAAATATGGTTTAAGTAATGAGGGTGGAAAAATTACAATAGTAACTGTTCCAGATAACTTTATGCAAGAACAAGAAACAACAATTTCTCAAATGGTTTCTCTTGCTGATGACCCTGAAATGAAAGCTATTGTAGTAGCAGAAGGAATTCCAGGAACTTATCCTGCTTTTAAAGCTATAAGAGAAAAAAGACCAGATATTTTACTAATTGTAAACAATACTCATGAAGATCCAGTACAAGTAAGTACAGTTGCAGATGTAGTTGTAAACTCAGACTCAGTTGCAAGAGGATACTTAATAGTAAAAACAGCTCATGATTTAGGAGCAACTAAATTTATGCACATTTCTTTCCCTAGACATTTAAGCTATGAAACAATTTCAAGAAGAAGAGCTATAATGGAACAAACAGCTAAAGATTTAGGAATGGAATATATTGAAATGTCAGCTCCAGACCCTGTAAGTGATGTTGGAGTTCCAGGAGCACAACAATTTATCTTAGAACAAGTTCCAAACTGGATAGCTAAATATGGTAAAGATACAGCATTCTTTGCAACAAATGATGCTCAAACAGAACCTTTATTAAAACAAATAGCTGCTCATGGTGGATATTTTATAGAAGCTGACTTACCTTCTCCAACAATGGGATACCCTGGAGCATTAGGAATAGAATTCTCTGATGATGAAAAAGGAAATTGGCCAAAAATATTAGAAAAAGTTGAAAAAGTTGTAGTAGAAGCTGGTGGTTCAGGAAGAATGGGAACATGGGCTTATTCATATAATTTCTCTGGACTTGAAGGACTTACAGATTTAGCAGTTAAATCTATTGAAACTGGAGATAAAGACTTCACATTAGATAAAGTTTTAGCATCTCTTGACACAGTAACACCTGGTTCTAAATGGAATGGAAGTTTAATGAAGAATAATAATGGTGTAGAAATACCTAATTCATTCTTTGTATATCAAGATACATATATTTTTGGAAAAGGATATATGGGAGTAACTTCTGTTGAAGTTCCAGAAAAATATGGAAAGATTGGAAAATAA
- a CDS encoding PTS transporter subunit IIC: MKNFFIKSLNGMAFGLFSSLIVGLILKQIGTLFNIEFLTYLGGFSQLLMGAGIGVGVAYALETHVLILIASAITGMYGAGSINFVDGQAILKVGEPMGAYFSVIFGLLISKQIAGKTKFDIILLPMTTIIFGCLLGKFFAPYISAVISEIGVIVNKTTELRPILMGLTMSVIMGIILTLPISSAAIGISLGLSGLAAGASLTGCCCQMIGFAVMSYDDNDLGTVFSIGFGTSMIQIPNIIKNPIIWIPPIASSAILGVLSTTVFNLSSNSIASGMGTSGLVGQIASFSVNGMSYLPTMIILHFILPAVLTFIIYKVLKKKGLIKAGDLKI, from the coding sequence ATGAAAAACTTTTTTATTAAGAGCTTAAATGGTATGGCATTTGGTTTATTTTCATCATTGATAGTTGGACTTATTTTAAAACAGATTGGAACTCTTTTTAATATAGAATTTTTAACCTATTTAGGAGGCTTTTCACAGCTTTTAATGGGTGCAGGAATAGGAGTTGGAGTTGCCTATGCCTTAGAAACTCATGTTTTAATATTAATAGCTTCTGCTATAACAGGAATGTATGGTGCAGGAAGTATTAATTTTGTAGACGGGCAAGCTATTTTAAAGGTTGGAGAACCTATGGGAGCTTATTTTTCTGTTATCTTTGGGCTACTTATTTCAAAACAAATAGCAGGAAAAACAAAATTTGATATAATACTTCTACCTATGACTACCATTATTTTTGGTTGCTTACTTGGAAAATTCTTTGCCCCATATATTTCTGCTGTTATTTCTGAAATTGGAGTTATTGTAAATAAAACAACAGAACTTAGACCTATTTTAATGGGACTTACTATGTCTGTAATTATGGGAATAATTTTGACATTACCAATAAGTTCTGCTGCAATAGGAATTTCATTAGGATTAAGTGGACTTGCAGCAGGGGCATCTTTAACTGGTTGTTGTTGTCAAATGATAGGTTTTGCTGTGATGTCTTATGATGATAATGATTTAGGAACTGTATTTTCAATAGGTTTTGGTACTTCTATGATACAAATTCCAAATATAATTAAAAATCCTATTATATGGATACCACCAATAGCTTCTAGTGCTATTTTAGGTGTACTTTCTACAACAGTTTTTAATTTATCTTCAAATAGTATTGCTTCTGGTATGGGAACAAGTGGACTTGTTGGGCAGATTGCTTCATTTTCTGTAAATGGAATGTCTTATTTACCAACTATGATAATTCTACATTTTATATTGCCAGCAGTTTTAACTTTTATTATTTATAAAGTATTAAAGAAAAAAGGACTTATAAAAGCAGGAGATTTAAAAATATAA
- a CDS encoding ABC transporter permease has translation MDNNKIKNFLLNNSVPILILIMVAIMFPLSGLSGDYLIREMIQRISRNLFLIMSLLIPIVAGMGLNFGIVLGAMGGQLALILITNWHIMGLQGIFLAMILSIPFSILLGYIGGVILNRAKGKEMITSMILGYFINGAYQLVVLYSMGKIFPVKDKTLLLSSGRGIKNTVDLTEVAKSVDNAIPLKILGYEIPVLTILFIVALCFFVIWFRKTKLGQDMRAVGQDMEVSKSAGIEVNKVRIYAIVISTVLAGIGQVIYLQNLGTINTYNSHEQIGMFSVAALLIGGASVARATIPNAISGVILFHTMFVVAPRAGKELMGSAQIGEYFRVFISYGIIALVLIIYEWRRKKEKEREREKAIGF, from the coding sequence GTGGATAATAATAAGATAAAGAATTTTTTATTAAATAATAGTGTTCCAATACTTATACTTATTATGGTAGCTATAATGTTTCCACTTTCTGGTTTAAGTGGAGATTATTTAATTCGTGAAATGATACAAAGAATATCAAGAAACTTGTTCTTAATAATGTCATTATTAATCCCAATAGTAGCAGGAATGGGATTAAACTTTGGTATAGTTTTAGGAGCTATGGGGGGACAACTTGCCTTAATTCTTATAACTAACTGGCATATTATGGGCTTACAGGGAATATTCCTTGCAATGATACTTTCAATTCCATTCTCTATTTTACTTGGATATATAGGAGGAGTAATATTAAATAGAGCAAAAGGAAAAGAAATGATAACTTCAATGATATTAGGATATTTCATAAATGGAGCTTATCAACTTGTAGTTCTATATTCAATGGGAAAAATTTTTCCTGTGAAAGATAAAACTCTTTTATTATCTTCTGGTAGAGGAATAAAAAATACAGTGGATTTGACAGAAGTTGCAAAGTCAGTTGATAATGCAATACCATTAAAAATATTAGGTTATGAAATACCTGTTCTTACAATACTTTTTATAGTTGCACTATGCTTTTTTGTTATTTGGTTTAGAAAAACTAAATTAGGCCAAGATATGAGAGCAGTTGGACAAGATATGGAAGTATCAAAATCAGCTGGTATAGAAGTAAATAAGGTCAGAATATATGCAATAGTTATTTCAACAGTGTTAGCAGGAATTGGACAAGTAATCTATCTTCAAAATTTAGGAACAATAAATACATATAATTCACATGAACAAATAGGAATGTTCTCAGTTGCTGCCCTATTAATAGGTGGAGCCTCAGTTGCAAGAGCAACTATACCTAATGCAATAAGTGGAGTTATTCTATTCCATACAATGTTTGTTGTTGCTCCAAGAGCAGGAAAAGAATTAATGGGTTCTGCACAAATAGGAGAGTATTTTAGAGTATTTATTTCTTATGGAATTATAGCTCTTGTTCTTATTATTTATGAATGGAGAAGAAAGAAAGAAAAAGAAAGAGAAAGAGAAAAAGCAATAGGATTTTAA
- a CDS encoding glucosaminidase domain-containing protein, with product MKKYLLAVVFLCLSFLSYSEGTEVLDQDTNTGVITQAKDFAKVKGKSKKQIFIDTLIPTIEKIRTKVEADKQYVISLIEKEVLTEEEKLYLNEMFTKYKVKSKSKNELVHKMVVPPTSFILGQASLESGWGSSKLAREGNNLFAIRSTLKDKEKTVYLGPNQFYKKYETLEDSLMDYIMTLSRHSSYSNLRKAINDGEKTMVLVKHLGNYSEVKNIYEQRLTQIITKNNLVKYDD from the coding sequence ATGAAGAAATATTTACTGGCAGTTGTTTTTTTATGCTTGTCATTTCTTTCTTATTCTGAGGGTACAGAAGTCCTAGATCAAGATACAAATACTGGTGTAATTACCCAAGCAAAAGATTTTGCTAAGGTAAAAGGTAAGTCAAAAAAACAAATATTTATTGATACACTTATCCCTACCATAGAAAAAATAAGAACTAAGGTAGAAGCAGATAAGCAATATGTAATAAGCCTAATAGAAAAAGAAGTTTTAACTGAGGAAGAAAAGTTATATTTAAATGAAATGTTTACTAAATATAAGGTAAAAAGTAAATCAAAAAATGAATTAGTACATAAAATGGTGGTTCCACCAACATCATTTATTCTAGGACAGGCTTCATTAGAAAGTGGTTGGGGAAGCTCAAAACTTGCAAGAGAAGGTAATAACCTATTTGCAATAAGATCCACTTTGAAAGATAAGGAAAAAACAGTTTATCTAGGACCTAATCAGTTTTATAAGAAGTATGAGACTTTGGAAGATTCTTTAATGGACTATATAATGACTTTATCAAGACATTCTAGCTATTCAAATTTAAGAAAAGCTATTAATGATGGTGAGAAAACTATGGTACTTGTAAAGCATTTAGGTAATTATTCTGAAGTAAAAAATATTTATGAACAAAGATTAACTCAGATTATAACAAAAAACAATTTAGTGAAATATGATGACTAG
- a CDS encoding glycerophosphodiester phosphodiesterase, with protein MKIFAHRGASGYAPENTLTAIKKAIEMKADGIEIDIQLTKDGKIVVIHDWKVDRTTTGRGFVYELDFDYIRSLDAGQWYTKDFIGEVVPTLEEVLDILPNDMILNIEIKDIARKHSNIEEKMLEVLRKYPEKFDNVIVSSFHHDKIKRLQKLEPKLKLALLTNSEFIEIEKYLSNNGLKPYSYHPELDLISKKDVEILHENGIRVFVWTVNKEEDLAYLIKLGVDGVITNYPDIMKELLM; from the coding sequence ATGAAGATTTTTGCACACAGAGGAGCATCTGGCTATGCACCAGAAAATACTTTAACAGCTATTAAAAAAGCTATTGAAATGAAAGCTGATGGTATAGAAATAGATATTCAACTTACAAAAGATGGAAAAATAGTTGTTATTCATGATTGGAAAGTAGATAGAACCACAACTGGTAGAGGTTTTGTGTATGAATTAGATTTTGACTATATAAGATCCTTAGATGCAGGACAATGGTATACAAAAGATTTCATAGGAGAAGTTGTCCCTACATTAGAAGAAGTTTTAGACATACTTCCAAATGATATGATATTAAATATAGAAATTAAAGATATAGCAAGAAAACACAGTAATATAGAAGAAAAAATGTTAGAAGTTCTAAGAAAATATCCAGAAAAATTTGATAATGTTATTGTTTCTTCTTTTCATCATGATAAAATAAAAAGATTACAAAAATTAGAGCCAAAATTAAAATTAGCATTATTAACTAATAGTGAATTTATAGAAATAGAAAAATATTTATCAAATAATGGATTAAAGCCATATAGTTATCATCCAGAATTAGATCTTATCTCTAAAAAAGATGTTGAAATATTACATGAAAATGGCATAAGAGTTTTTGTTTGGACTGTAAATAAAGAAGAAGATTTAGCTTATTTAATAAAATTAGGTGTTGATGGAGTTATAACTAACTACCCTGACATTATGAAAGAATTATTAATGTAA
- a CDS encoding DUF6672 family protein, with translation MKNTLKVTIIVLILVVISVILFITGKRHNILIENNSPTGIKYSINGEPYKTLDTGKKAEGITKGISNVIFIKINDGKVIEKDLPSDDVNIFINEIINNSENWYKEKIEN, from the coding sequence ATGAAAAATACATTAAAAGTAACTATTATAGTTTTAATTCTTGTTGTAATTTCTGTAATTCTTTTTATAACTGGAAAAAGACATAATATTTTAATAGAAAATAATTCACCAACAGGAATTAAATATAGTATAAATGGAGAACCATACAAAACATTAGATACAGGAAAAAAAGCAGAAGGTATTACAAAAGGTATATCTAATGTTATCTTTATAAAAATAAATGATGGTAAAGTTATAGAAAAAGATTTACCTTCTGATGATGTAAATATTTTTATAAATGAAATTATAAACAATTCTGAGAATTGGTATAAAGAAAAGATTGAAAATTAG